The nucleotide sequence GTCTTTTTACGTAAAGATGATATTGCCATCGCTGTAAAACGCGAGCTTAATGAAGCTATGCTAGATTATGGGTATGATATTATAAAGACTTTAGTAACCGATATTGATCCTGATGCACAGGTAAAAGAAGCCATGAACCGTATTAACGCTGCTGAACGAGAAAAAGTAGCTGCTCAGTTTGAAGGAGATGCTGCTCGTATTTTAATTGTAGAAAAAGCAAAAGCTGAAGCAGAAAGTAAGCGTTTACAAGGTCAGGGTATAGCAGATCAACGCCGTGAAATTGCTCGTGGTTTAGAAGAGTCTGTAGAGGTACTTAATAAAGTTGGGATTAATTCTCAAGAAGCATCTGCGCTTATCGTTGTAACACAGCATTATGACACACTACAATCTATAGGTGGAGAAACTAATAGTAATTTAATACTTTTGCCTAATTCTCCTCAAGCTGGTAGTAATATGTTAAATGATATGGTTGCAAGTTTTACTGCAAGTAATCAAATTGGAGAAAACATGAAAAAACAAAATAATAAGAAAAAAGACAATGAATAAATTATCATCATTATTTATACTATTACTACTTATTTGTAATAGTTCTATCGCTCAAGACAAAGCATCAGCATTAAGGGATGCAGAAATTACTTCTAAAGCAACACTTACAAGTGATTTTAATACCGTTTTAAAGCATACTTATCCAAGTATTGTTAATCTAATGGGAGGAAAAGAAAAAGGAATCGAATTGTTAGAAACTACTTTTAGTAATATGGAGCAGCAAGGTTTTGTTTTTGAAAAAGCCAGTGTTACTGACGTCTCAGAAGTTGTTCATGAGCAAGATCAATACCGCTGCTATATAGAAACGCAAAATCAAATGAAGTTTAATACCACACGTATAAAATCTAAAAGTTATTTACTAGGTATTTATGATGAAGGTAAAAAAGTATGGCATTTCTTAGAAGCTAAACAATTAAAGAATCAAGCAATGGTAGATCAAGTATTACCTAATTTTAAAACTAGCTTGGTTATTCCTGAAGATGAAATTCAACAAGAAGAGATTAAAGATTAATAGAATTTAGTATTGTTCTAAAAACAAAAACCTCGAAGCAAATTACTTCGAGGTTTTTGTTTTTAAGTTTAATTAAAAAATTAATTTATTGCTTTCGCTTCTACAACTAATAATTCATTTTTATCTTCTAATGCTTTCGTAATAAATTCATCTACTTCAATTGTACGTTCTTGACCATTATTAATCAGTACTTGTAGAGTTAACATCGCAGCAATTCGTGTCCCTGCTTTTTTTGTAGCTGTAGCAAACAAAGGTTGTAAATCATCATAATTTACATTTTCTGCCAACTTTTGGATTTCAATTTTTGTTTTTTGCTGTTTCTCTTCTGGCAAGTTTGTGTACTTTTTACCTAACTGCTTTATAATTTCAATTGCGGGTTTCTGTTGTTGTTGAGTTTGTTTAGGTTTCTGTTGATTTTGATTGTTGTTTTTAACTGTTTTCTGTTTTGCCCAAGTATCACGTAAGCCTACAGTTTTATTAAAAACTAATTGTTCTGGTATAGAATCATTATCTACATTAAAATACCCCAAACGTTGAAACTGAAATTGTTCACCTATTCTCGCAGATTGTAAGCTCGGCTCTACAAAAGCTTTAATTATTTTTAAAGAATTTGGATTAACAAACTCCATAAAACTTTTCTCCTTATCACCATCTGGCGATTCATTCATAAATAAACGATCATATTCTCTAACTTCAGCTTCTATAGCATGTCGTATAGATACCCAATGCAAAGTTCCTTTAACTTTACGTAAGC is from Flavobacteriaceae bacterium and encodes:
- a CDS encoding SPFH domain-containing protein; this encodes MEQYIYIPIVVIGFLILATAVFTVKQQTAAIIERFGKFQVIAQSGLKFKIPLIDRIAGRLSLKIQQLDVIVETKTKDDVFVRLKVSVQYKVIKDKVFEAFYRLDYPHDQITSYVFDVVRAEVPKMILDDVFLRKDDIAIAVKRELNEAMLDYGYDIIKTLVTDIDPDAQVKEAMNRINAAEREKVAAQFEGDAARILIVEKAKAEAESKRLQGQGIADQRREIARGLEESVEVLNKVGINSQEASALIVVTQHYDTLQSIGGETNSNLILLPNSPQAGSNMLNDMVASFTASNQIGENMKKQNNKKKDNE